A window from Photobacterium sp. DA100 encodes these proteins:
- a CDS encoding extracellular solute-binding protein codes for MKKWLCGLLMLLGSQAVAATQLEIMTPVGNYMDFMRQEVIPEFQKRHPGVRVVLTNDENLDTRIAAGDLPDVYAGVFGYQPARYAKMGRLVYFDQFEGYDELIERIDPLFLRKNYGRTYYIPWNATTQLMIYNKELFREAGLDPDQPPRTWDEFLFAAEKISQLPARADGSPVYGTVAWNEVLSTGSWYWNMLAQMYYNFNGGEYQLLNRFGTNPVFDRPEANMAEFLATMKKAQQFAPMTMEKSFFSRTIGMWPQFGFGWKANFPEAADRPMMIGKDIGVAPIPTRNLGDTSYSTLDGRALMLFKSTEEKELLGWEFVQLLMEDELNHKANVALAQLPVLKSLSDREYYQQDDVKPFVEQLQYSLSSEPFAQVSDVANIILDQYSQVVLRKSISPEDAVIEAGEKARKVLRK; via the coding sequence ATGAAAAAGTGGTTGTGTGGATTATTGATGCTACTTGGCAGCCAAGCTGTTGCCGCTACCCAATTGGAAATCATGACTCCAGTGGGAAATTACATGGATTTCATGCGACAAGAAGTCATCCCTGAATTCCAGAAACGGCATCCCGGGGTGCGTGTCGTGCTTACCAACGATGAAAACCTCGATACCCGGATTGCCGCGGGTGACTTGCCAGATGTTTATGCAGGGGTATTTGGTTACCAGCCAGCCCGATATGCCAAGATGGGGCGTTTGGTCTACTTTGACCAGTTTGAAGGCTATGATGAGTTGATTGAGCGCATCGACCCTTTGTTTTTGCGCAAAAACTATGGCCGAACCTATTACATCCCGTGGAACGCCACCACACAATTAATGATTTACAACAAAGAGCTGTTCCGTGAAGCTGGCCTTGACCCTGATCAGCCGCCACGCACTTGGGATGAGTTCTTGTTCGCAGCAGAGAAAATCAGCCAGTTGCCAGCAAGAGCTGATGGAAGCCCTGTTTACGGCACTGTTGCCTGGAATGAGGTACTGTCCACCGGTAGTTGGTACTGGAATATGCTGGCGCAGATGTACTACAACTTCAATGGCGGTGAGTACCAGCTGCTGAACCGTTTTGGTACTAACCCGGTGTTTGACCGACCTGAAGCGAACATGGCAGAGTTCTTGGCAACGATGAAGAAAGCCCAGCAGTTTGCTCCTATGACCATGGAGAAAAGCTTCTTCTCTCGGACTATCGGAATGTGGCCGCAATTTGGCTTTGGCTGGAAGGCTAACTTCCCTGAGGCAGCGGACAGGCCAATGATGATTGGCAAGGATATCGGTGTTGCACCTATTCCGACTCGGAACCTTGGTGATACTTCCTACTCAACACTTGATGGCCGTGCCTTGATGTTGTTCAAGAGTACAGAAGAGAAAGAGCTATTAGGTTGGGAATTTGTACAACTGCTGATGGAAGATGAGTTGAACCACAAAGCAAACGTGGCCCTTGCGCAATTACCGGTGTTGAAATCACTGAGTGACCGTGAATATTACCAGCAAGATGATGTCAAACCATTTGTTGAACAGCTGCAATATAGTTTGAGCAGTGAGCCGTTTGCCCAAGTTTCTGATGTAGCCAATATTATTCTGGATCAATATTCACAAGTTGTACTGAGAAAATCCATATCGCCTGAAGATGCTGTTATTGAAGCAGGGGAAAAAGCAAGAAAGGTGTTGAGAAAATAA
- a CDS encoding cellobiose phosphorylase — translation MLYSVSNQRHRIENSHLALEFNANNTLHTIRAGSVMVTQFETPATEKAISNIFLRVKGDDGYSVTPILFFNNDIETFKFEDGRIGWKTTTGEWVATVIASVSPTSPQYFYTVNVEAKGEASLTYDLVYGQDVALADEGAVKTNEAYCCQYLDHEVFNTDDAGYVMCSRQNLPQSTGNPLIQIGSFSPVVAYSTDGYQFFGAEYKVNEQLSVLQKPQLANEKYQYEMGYIALQTAEVTLAKGQSESTVFYGVYQGNCPNANVKQPLALDTVKQAYVVTDFAGAELVALDNVEQFNSGVITGEPLSTAELEHFFCAPNARRFNDEKDGELLSFFYGENHYVTLQEKEKYLERATGHVVASGNNHDCNQPIMSSTHHIFGVFNSQLTLGNTSFNKLLGVNRNSLNQFKHSGQRIWVKEDDRFNVLAMPSAYEVGLNFSRWIYKYQAGYIVVTSFSSAASPAIQLNITTENLAQPLEVIVSHQLVFGNNENTGKVNVAHSEKGFVVKGDDELIAAKSPELQFTITPSAELAEAELITDEETGSVQYLLLKGKVEQSAQISFGGVFNGADTQGDVLDFAAETANYQDNQNALVNDFAIKFSHNEESGQKLNDVMQWFSHNALVHYSTPHGLEQYSGAAWGTRDVSQGPFEFFMAMHEYTKVEDLLKTIYSHQYQETGTWPQWFMFDNYATIQQEEAHGDIVVWPLKALADYITATGNVEILETQLPFTSIDKQFGFTDETFTLFQHVQRQVKHIVDNLVPGTFLSCYGDGDWDDTLQPANQSLRENMVSGWTTPLTLQAMKTMTTALSGNTQYAEFVGQLIELTENMERDYHAYLIKDETIAGFIHFARDEQGDVEEIEYLLHPADKKTGIKHRLLPASRSIISETFSPEMAESHLAMIEEKLVYPDGVRLMDKMAEYKAGQQTYFKRAELAANLGREVGLQYCHAHIRFIEALCKMGRAKSVFENLFKIVPMGIESSVPNAALRQSNAYFSSSDARFNDRYQAYGAMDKVMNGEVEVKGGWRIYSSGPGIYINQVIASVLGIRYDQQDLILDPVIDRDQGEVSLEFRLYGRPVNIVIQPYQGEYTPKSIELNGETLPFELASNRYRTGGAVISSKLLKDKLLETNNTLIVTL, via the coding sequence ATGTTGTATAGCGTATCAAACCAGAGACACCGAATTGAAAACAGTCATCTGGCTCTTGAATTCAATGCCAACAATACCCTTCATACTATTCGTGCCGGTAGCGTGATGGTGACACAGTTTGAAACGCCGGCCACTGAAAAGGCGATTTCAAATATCTTTCTGCGGGTCAAAGGTGATGACGGATATAGCGTTACACCTATTTTGTTTTTCAACAATGATATTGAAACATTCAAGTTTGAAGATGGCCGTATCGGCTGGAAAACAACAACCGGCGAGTGGGTAGCAACGGTTATTGCTTCTGTTTCACCAACCAGCCCGCAATATTTCTATACGGTAAATGTTGAAGCTAAAGGTGAAGCGTCACTGACTTACGATTTGGTCTATGGTCAGGATGTAGCGTTGGCTGACGAAGGTGCGGTCAAAACCAACGAAGCCTACTGCTGTCAGTACCTGGATCATGAAGTATTCAATACCGATGATGCTGGCTATGTGATGTGTAGCCGCCAAAACCTGCCGCAAAGTACAGGCAATCCATTGATTCAAATTGGCTCATTCAGCCCTGTTGTTGCTTACAGCACAGATGGTTACCAGTTCTTCGGTGCTGAGTACAAAGTCAATGAACAACTGTCCGTACTGCAGAAGCCACAGCTGGCCAATGAGAAATACCAGTATGAAATGGGCTACATTGCCCTGCAGACTGCGGAAGTTACCCTTGCGAAAGGACAAAGCGAAAGTACGGTATTTTACGGTGTTTACCAAGGCAATTGCCCAAATGCCAACGTCAAGCAGCCTTTGGCGCTAGACACAGTTAAGCAAGCTTACGTGGTAACTGATTTCGCAGGTGCCGAACTTGTTGCCCTGGATAATGTAGAGCAATTCAACTCTGGTGTGATCACTGGTGAGCCGCTATCAACAGCAGAGCTAGAGCACTTTTTCTGTGCCCCAAATGCGCGTCGCTTCAATGATGAGAAAGATGGTGAATTGCTTTCTTTCTTCTACGGTGAAAACCATTACGTTACTCTGCAAGAGAAAGAGAAGTACCTTGAGCGTGCCACGGGCCATGTTGTGGCATCGGGCAACAACCACGATTGCAACCAGCCAATCATGAGCTCAACGCACCATATTTTTGGTGTGTTCAACTCTCAGCTAACTCTTGGTAATACCTCATTCAACAAGCTGTTGGGTGTTAACCGTAATTCGTTGAACCAGTTCAAGCACAGTGGCCAGCGTATCTGGGTTAAAGAGGACGATCGCTTCAACGTGCTGGCAATGCCATCTGCCTATGAAGTCGGCTTGAACTTCTCACGCTGGATCTATAAATACCAGGCTGGCTATATTGTTGTGACTTCATTTAGCAGCGCAGCATCCCCAGCAATCCAATTGAACATCACCACAGAAAACTTGGCACAACCTCTAGAAGTGATCGTTTCTCATCAGTTGGTGTTTGGTAATAACGAAAATACTGGCAAAGTGAATGTTGCCCATAGTGAAAAAGGCTTTGTGGTCAAAGGTGATGATGAGCTGATTGCCGCGAAAAGCCCTGAGCTGCAGTTTACCATTACTCCTAGTGCCGAACTGGCAGAAGCGGAACTGATCACCGATGAAGAAACCGGCTCTGTTCAATACCTATTGCTAAAAGGTAAGGTTGAACAATCTGCACAAATTAGCTTTGGTGGTGTATTCAACGGTGCTGACACCCAAGGTGATGTACTGGACTTTGCAGCTGAAACAGCCAATTACCAAGACAACCAAAACGCCTTGGTCAATGATTTTGCGATCAAGTTTAGCCACAACGAAGAGAGCGGCCAGAAACTGAATGATGTGATGCAGTGGTTCTCGCACAATGCGCTGGTTCACTACAGCACACCACATGGCCTGGAGCAGTACTCGGGTGCCGCATGGGGTACTCGCGATGTCTCACAAGGACCATTCGAGTTCTTCATGGCTATGCATGAGTACACCAAGGTTGAAGATCTGCTGAAGACTATCTACAGCCACCAGTACCAAGAAACAGGTACTTGGCCTCAGTGGTTCATGTTCGACAACTATGCCACTATCCAGCAGGAAGAAGCCCACGGCGATATCGTGGTATGGCCTCTGAAAGCACTGGCGGACTACATTACTGCAACGGGCAATGTTGAAATTCTTGAAACCCAACTGCCGTTTACCAGTATTGATAAGCAATTTGGCTTTACCGATGAAACCTTCACTCTGTTCCAGCATGTTCAGCGCCAGGTGAAACACATTGTCGACAACCTTGTTCCTGGTACTTTCCTGTCCTGCTATGGCGATGGTGACTGGGATGACACCCTTCAGCCGGCCAATCAGTCTTTGCGCGAAAATATGGTGAGTGGCTGGACCACCCCATTGACTTTGCAAGCAATGAAGACAATGACAACGGCGTTGTCTGGCAATACCCAGTACGCTGAGTTCGTCGGCCAATTGATTGAGCTGACAGAGAACATGGAGCGTGACTACCATGCTTACCTGATCAAAGACGAAACCATCGCAGGCTTTATCCACTTTGCCCGCGACGAGCAGGGCGACGTCGAAGAGATCGAGTACTTGCTGCATCCAGCCGACAAGAAAACAGGTATCAAGCACCGCCTGCTGCCGGCAAGCCGATCTATCATTTCTGAAACCTTCTCGCCAGAAATGGCTGAGTCGCACCTAGCCATGATCGAAGAGAAGCTGGTATACCCAGATGGTGTACGTCTGATGGACAAGATGGCCGAGTACAAAGCTGGCCAGCAGACTTACTTCAAGCGTGCCGAGCTTGCCGCTAACCTAGGTCGTGAAGTGGGCCTGCAGTACTGCCACGCACACATTCGCTTTATCGAAGCGCTTTGTAAGATGGGCCGTGCCAAGTCTGTGTTCGAAAACCTGTTCAAGATCGTACCTATGGGTATTGAGTCTTCAGTACCGAATGCGGCACTGCGTCAGTCTAACGCTTACTTCTCTAGCTCGGATGCCCGTTTCAATGATCGTTACCAGGCATATGGTGCCATGGATAAAGTGATGAACGGCGAAGTCGAGGTGAAAGGTGGGTGGCGTATTTACTCTAGCGGCCCTGGTATCTACATCAACCAGGTTATCGCTAGCGTATTGGGTATTCGTTATGACCAGCAAGATTTGATCCTTGACCCGGTTATCGACCGTGACCAAGGTGAAGTATCGCTTGAGTTCCGTTTGTATGGCCGTCCGGTGAATATTGTCATTCAACCTTACCAGGGCGAGTACACACCGAAATCTATCGAACTGAATGGTGAAACGCTGCCATTTGAACTGGCATCAAACCGTTACCGTACTGGTGGTGCAGTTATCTCTAGTAAGCTATTGAAAGATAAGCTTCTAGAAACAAACAACACCTTGATTGTCACTTTGTAA
- a CDS encoding sugar ABC transporter permease has protein sequence MKLKNVGVGYIFLAPWIVYFLVFLLYPFYLSFESSFLDVNILTPENTRFVGFYNWVSVVSDHLFWKSLFNVVFNQVIFVLLSFIMGLGLALLLNEIKWCSSLFRTIMFIPVITSITVAMIIFEFVSSPTGPVQNVMVNANMLAEPVFWKFEQWLPMPVIAVFSAWKWFGVQMIIFLGGIASIDKSLFEAADIDGASWWRKVRKITLPMLKPQIIFVMTINIINGLQMFIEVFMNFDLSGGPYQSALTPVLYLYQTGFEQMKMGEASTIGLMLALVIYLLTIMQLKITSKGADE, from the coding sequence ATGAAGCTGAAAAATGTCGGTGTGGGATATATATTTCTCGCACCTTGGATAGTGTACTTCCTTGTCTTTTTGCTTTACCCATTTTACCTTTCTTTTGAAAGTAGTTTTTTGGATGTGAATATCCTAACTCCGGAAAATACCCGTTTTGTTGGCTTCTATAACTGGGTAAGTGTGGTATCGGACCACTTATTCTGGAAGTCATTATTCAATGTGGTATTTAACCAGGTGATTTTCGTTTTATTGAGTTTCATCATGGGGTTGGGTCTGGCACTACTATTGAATGAAATTAAATGGTGCTCAAGCCTGTTCCGTACCATCATGTTTATTCCGGTGATCACCTCAATTACTGTTGCCATGATCATCTTTGAGTTTGTCTCAAGCCCAACAGGCCCGGTTCAGAATGTCATGGTCAATGCCAACATGTTGGCTGAGCCGGTGTTTTGGAAGTTTGAGCAGTGGCTGCCTATGCCTGTCATCGCCGTCTTTAGCGCATGGAAATGGTTTGGTGTGCAGATGATCATCTTCCTGGGCGGTATTGCCAGTATTGATAAATCCCTATTTGAAGCGGCTGACATTGATGGCGCTTCATGGTGGCGGAAGGTACGCAAAATCACCCTGCCGATGCTTAAACCTCAGATCATCTTTGTTATGACGATCAATATCATCAATGGTTTGCAGATGTTTATCGAGGTCTTCATGAACTTCGATCTAAGCGGCGGTCCTTACCAGTCAGCATTGACACCAGTGCTTTACCTCTACCAGACCGGTTTTGAGCAAATGAAGATGGGTGAGGCTTCAACGATTGGCCTGATGCTGGCACTCGTTATTTACCTGCTAACGATTATGCAATTGAAAATTACCAGCAAAGGAGCAGATGAATGA
- the ugpC gene encoding sn-glycerol-3-phosphate ABC transporter ATP-binding protein UgpC, which translates to MARVKLQEINKVYENGFHALHDINLDIDDGEFMVLVGPSGCAKSTMLRMVAGLESVSDGELSIGNTVCNDLAPKDRGIAMVFQNYALYPHMTAYENMAFGLETAKKPKEEIEKRVQEAAELLEITELLSRKPKQMSGGQRQRVALGRAMVRKPDVFLFDEPLSNLDAKLRVSMRMRISKLHQQLKSAGNPATMIYVTHDQVEAMTMGDRVCIMNKGHLMQVDTPMEVYNNPKNKFVAEFIGSPSMNMLFGQLQKRDDSLVFHIGSSDFVLPGDKQTQAALWEDRHVFLGIRPEHLELAEDGETNTLAATITAVEELGSEKFIHTHVYGHDVICKLMNNEKQLKAGDTCLLRLNMDKCHLFDESTEFNIFYNK; encoded by the coding sequence ATGGCGAGAGTCAAACTGCAAGAAATCAATAAAGTTTACGAAAACGGCTTCCATGCACTACACGATATCAATCTTGATATTGATGACGGTGAGTTCATGGTGCTGGTTGGTCCTTCCGGTTGTGCTAAATCAACCATGTTGCGTATGGTCGCCGGATTGGAAAGTGTTTCCGATGGTGAGCTGTCTATTGGCAATACCGTTTGTAACGATCTTGCGCCTAAGGACCGTGGTATTGCGATGGTATTCCAAAACTACGCACTATACCCACACATGACAGCTTATGAAAACATGGCATTTGGCCTTGAAACGGCGAAAAAACCGAAAGAAGAAATTGAAAAAAGGGTTCAAGAAGCGGCTGAGTTGCTAGAAATCACTGAGTTGCTCTCTCGTAAGCCAAAGCAGATGTCGGGTGGGCAGCGTCAGCGTGTAGCTCTGGGTCGTGCCATGGTTCGTAAGCCAGATGTCTTTCTGTTTGATGAGCCGTTATCAAACTTGGATGCAAAGCTACGTGTTTCTATGCGTATGCGAATTAGCAAGCTGCACCAACAGCTCAAGTCGGCTGGTAACCCAGCAACCATGATTTATGTTACTCATGATCAGGTTGAGGCAATGACCATGGGGGACAGGGTTTGCATCATGAACAAAGGCCACCTGATGCAGGTTGATACACCAATGGAAGTGTACAACAACCCGAAAAACAAATTCGTCGCTGAATTTATTGGTTCTCCATCCATGAACATGCTGTTTGGCCAGCTTCAAAAGCGCGATGACAGTTTGGTTTTCCATATCGGCAGCAGCGACTTTGTCCTTCCAGGTGACAAGCAGACCCAGGCTGCATTGTGGGAAGACCGCCATGTCTTCTTGGGGATTCGCCCTGAGCACCTTGAACTCGCCGAAGACGGCGAAACCAACACATTGGCGGCAACCATTACCGCGGTTGAAGAACTGGGCTCCGAGAAATTTATTCATACCCACGTTTATGGCCATGATGTGATTTGCAAACTCATGAACAATGAAAAGCAGCTAAAGGCTGGCGACACCTGCTTGTTGCGTCTGAATATGGACAAATGCCATCTGTTTGATGAGTCCACAGAATTTAATATTTTTTACAACAAGTAA
- a CDS encoding MazG-related protein: MSEKVKNALLWVKEMLDSQQVQFQVVGGLAATIHGGSREVADIDLYTRRADADKILPLVRAYISKPLAHYVEGGWDLQYFQLSYQGQKIEIGLSPGTKIKAAGSGNWIELKTDFSQSVVGSYLGVEVPTIPVVELIRYKRVLGREVDLIDINELTGGFASTST, encoded by the coding sequence ATGAGCGAAAAAGTAAAAAATGCACTGCTGTGGGTAAAGGAGATGCTCGATTCGCAGCAGGTGCAGTTCCAGGTCGTTGGCGGCCTTGCTGCAACCATTCATGGTGGTAGCAGGGAGGTGGCGGATATTGATCTATACACTCGAAGGGCTGATGCCGACAAAATCCTACCATTGGTACGTGCCTATATTTCTAAGCCTCTAGCCCACTATGTTGAAGGTGGATGGGATTTGCAATATTTTCAATTGAGCTATCAGGGGCAGAAAATTGAAATCGGTTTGTCTCCCGGCACCAAAATAAAAGCAGCAGGCAGTGGTAATTGGATTGAGCTCAAAACGGATTTCTCTCAATCTGTTGTTGGGAGTTATTTGGGCGTTGAAGTGCCCACGATCCCTGTTGTCGAGTTGATACGATACAAGCGGGTGTTGGGTAGAGAGGTCGATCTCATTGATATCAATGAGCTGACCGGTGGTTTTGCGTCAACATCCACGTAG
- a CDS encoding VF530 family DNA-binding protein, which yields MTDEERIELQQNNPLHGLKLETLLQELVDYYGWEILDTAMRINCFHTNPSIASSVKYLKKTAWAREKLENFYLYRFKRMPRASAEEYDLPPRARTFPHGLKPKEPMELTVESILKSQAKAASAHKERSSRGRRPRR from the coding sequence ATGACCGATGAAGAAAGAATTGAACTACAACAGAACAACCCACTGCACGGTCTTAAGTTAGAAACCTTACTGCAAGAGTTGGTGGACTACTACGGTTGGGAGATCCTCGATACCGCAATGCGTATCAACTGTTTTCATACTAACCCATCGATTGCGAGCAGTGTGAAGTATCTAAAGAAGACGGCTTGGGCAAGAGAGAAGCTCGAGAACTTCTACCTTTACCGTTTCAAGCGCATGCCACGTGCTTCCGCAGAAGAATACGATCTACCCCCACGTGCCCGCACTTTCCCGCACGGCCTTAAACCCAAAGAGCCGATGGAGCTGACCGTGGAATCGATTTTGAAATCCCAGGCCAAAGCGGCCTCGGCGCACAAAGAGCGCTCATCGCGTGGTCGCCGTCCACGCCGCTAA
- a CDS encoding LacI family DNA-binding transcriptional regulator: MKITIKDVAKKANVSISTVSYAINGSERISEETRDRVLKVANEMNYVANSNAKLLKQKKTKAIGLFFNSWFGPVYSELVRGIEQIVHQQGYDLVACSSYGDENSTAYKYLRDNMVDGAIVLTNSLDDEFLKATASKDLPLVVLDREISAPHIYNILIDNFGGAFSATKALIAAGCKDVHFFGGPEDAYDNQKRLEGYIAALGYYKIGFDSNLLISSDFTEKTAYQQMKDMLASGKTPSAIFSANDEMAIGIIRAANEYGINIPEEMKVVGFDNIRLAELIMPGLTTVSHQKHEMGQIAAETLFEAMNGKEPEDLRMLPTKMITRDTL, translated from the coding sequence GTGAAAATAACGATTAAAGATGTGGCTAAAAAAGCCAATGTCTCTATATCGACTGTCTCTTATGCCATTAACGGCAGTGAACGGATCAGTGAAGAAACCCGAGATCGCGTGCTCAAGGTAGCAAACGAAATGAATTACGTTGCAAATAGCAACGCCAAGTTATTAAAACAAAAGAAAACCAAAGCCATAGGTCTGTTTTTCAACTCGTGGTTTGGTCCGGTATATAGTGAACTGGTCCGGGGTATTGAGCAAATTGTGCACCAGCAAGGGTATGACTTGGTGGCCTGTAGTTCTTACGGAGATGAGAACTCAACGGCATATAAATACCTGCGTGACAACATGGTCGATGGTGCGATTGTCCTGACTAACTCCCTTGATGATGAGTTCCTCAAGGCGACAGCCAGCAAAGATTTGCCGCTGGTGGTGTTAGACCGGGAAATATCTGCACCGCATATATACAATATTTTGATCGATAACTTTGGTGGCGCTTTTTCTGCAACGAAGGCACTAATTGCAGCCGGCTGTAAAGACGTACACTTTTTTGGTGGCCCGGAAGATGCCTATGACAATCAAAAAAGGCTTGAAGGTTATATCGCTGCATTAGGTTATTATAAAATTGGTTTTGACAGCAATTTATTAATTTCATCGGACTTTACTGAAAAGACAGCATATCAACAAATGAAAGATATGTTGGCATCGGGGAAAACACCTTCAGCAATATTTTCTGCCAATGATGAGATGGCTATTGGTATTATCCGAGCGGCTAATGAATACGGAATTAATATTCCGGAAGAGATGAAAGTCGTTGGCTTTGATAATATCCGCTTGGCGGAGTTGATTATGCCTGGGCTAACAACCGTCTCCCATCAAAAGCACGAAATGGGTCAAATCGCGGCAGAAACTCTGTTTGAAGCGATGAACGGTAAAGAGCCAGAAGATTTAAGAATGCTGCCAACTAAAATGATCACAAGGGATACCTTGTAA
- a CDS encoding transporter: MTYLDWAMIALYFVFIIKVTQAFRHQATSAEGFIKGGSAMTWWMAGATAFMTQFSAWTFTGAAAKAYADGLSIMFVFWGNALGFFISALYFAKRYRRLRVATAMDVIKLRFDKSSEQTFTWLSFPITLIGAGIWLNGLGAFLSATFGISIDVTIVGISLLVTFIAVSGGVWTVSATNVIQLVLLIAITLVVGFTAAKEVLVLPVDSLSHTIMGEDIAIWQIFVLWIGAVLFSQTLNTNNALSSYRFLITRNEKEATRAATLAGVLFLFAPLLWFSPPWFVASLDINLVDSYPNLGASADNAAYLYYIDHYMPNGLLGLVMVAMLAATVSPMTTALNRNAGIVVNNIYLSLVNPQGTDRQQMLIGKMATLLTGVMACAVALFFARLEGYSLFDIMMLFTAMIQMPLSIPSFLALLNLRTPGWSGWATILVGLAVSLFMHFGFKVEWVAALFDYTLTAREHVDFKIAATFIAHLIFTGGFFMLTPWLSRAERNTQDIRQLLAMPMSQEEQSPIDHTNGIFMGRALALLGILVSLIAISADTWRDAAIFLGIGGFILLCGSGLAYKSSRLHRQAMAL; the protein is encoded by the coding sequence GTGACATATCTAGACTGGGCCATGATCGCCCTATACTTTGTTTTTATCATCAAAGTGACACAAGCTTTTCGGCATCAGGCCACTAGCGCGGAAGGATTCATCAAGGGTGGCAGTGCCATGACTTGGTGGATGGCTGGCGCAACAGCTTTCATGACCCAGTTTTCTGCCTGGACCTTTACCGGTGCTGCCGCGAAAGCCTATGCCGATGGGCTGAGTATCATGTTTGTGTTCTGGGGGAATGCCCTAGGTTTTTTCATCTCGGCGCTATACTTTGCCAAACGCTATCGCCGTTTGCGAGTTGCCACCGCCATGGATGTGATCAAATTGAGGTTCGATAAATCTTCCGAGCAAACCTTTACCTGGCTGAGCTTTCCTATCACCCTTATCGGAGCCGGCATTTGGCTTAACGGGCTTGGGGCCTTTTTATCGGCGACCTTTGGCATCAGCATTGACGTTACTATCGTTGGGATCAGTTTACTGGTCACCTTCATTGCTGTCTCCGGTGGTGTTTGGACCGTTTCTGCCACCAATGTGATTCAGTTGGTTCTACTCATCGCCATCACACTGGTTGTCGGTTTCACCGCCGCAAAAGAAGTCTTGGTACTCCCTGTCGACTCTCTATCCCATACCATCATGGGCGAAGATATTGCCATCTGGCAGATTTTTGTTCTGTGGATAGGTGCTGTGCTCTTTAGCCAAACCCTCAATACCAACAATGCGCTGAGCAGCTATCGGTTCTTGATCACCCGCAACGAAAAAGAAGCCACTCGAGCAGCAACCTTGGCCGGAGTACTTTTCTTGTTTGCGCCTCTACTATGGTTTTCACCACCGTGGTTTGTCGCTTCATTGGATATCAATCTGGTCGACAGTTACCCGAACCTGGGTGCCAGCGCGGATAATGCCGCCTATCTGTATTACATCGACCACTATATGCCAAACGGCCTGCTAGGTCTGGTGATGGTGGCTATGCTGGCTGCTACCGTTTCCCCAATGACCACGGCACTCAACCGCAATGCTGGTATCGTGGTAAACAATATTTACCTCTCACTGGTTAATCCCCAAGGAACAGACAGGCAACAAATGCTGATTGGCAAAATGGCCACCCTGCTGACGGGCGTCATGGCCTGTGCCGTTGCCCTTTTCTTTGCTCGGCTGGAAGGCTACAGCCTGTTCGACATCATGATGCTATTCACCGCCATGATTCAGATGCCACTGTCGATCCCATCCTTCTTGGCCCTGCTTAACCTGCGCACCCCGGGCTGGTCGGGATGGGCAACGATTTTGGTCGGTTTGGCAGTTTCCCTGTTCATGCATTTCGGCTTCAAGGTCGAGTGGGTAGCCGCCTTGTTCGACTATACATTGACTGCGCGAGAGCATGTCGATTTTAAGATTGCCGCCACTTTCATCGCACATCTCATTTTCACTGGTGGTTTCTTCATGCTGACACCTTGGCTGTCCCGAGCCGAACGTAATACGCAAGATATTCGCCAGCTGCTCGCCATGCCAATGAGCCAAGAGGAGCAGAGCCCGATTGATCATACCAACGGGATCTTCATGGGGCGTGCCTTGGCGCTACTGGGGATACTGGTTAGCTTGATTGCTATTTCAGCCGATACATGGCGTGATGCCGCAATATTCCTCGGAATTGGTGGATTCATTCTACTGTGCGGCTCTGGACTGGCGTATAAATCCAGTCGGTTACATAGGCAGGCAATGGCTCTCTAA